A genomic window from Phoenix dactylifera cultivar Barhee BC4 chromosome 7, palm_55x_up_171113_PBpolish2nd_filt_p, whole genome shotgun sequence includes:
- the LOC120111398 gene encoding uncharacterized protein LOC120111398, whose protein sequence is MSNLTKLEFVALDISGKNYLSWILDAEIHLDAMNLGNTIKEENQASLQDRAKAMIFLRHHLHEELKTEYLTVKDPLILWNNLKERYEHQKCVILPKARYDWMHLRLQDFKSVSEYNSALFKISSLLKLCGEKVTDEDMLEKTFTTFHASNVLLQQQYRERKFTKYSELISCLLVAEQNNELLLKNHQSRPTSSIPFREANGTSFPEANDKSFQKNRRYGRGRGRKNYHGGTRSETTKRGNNKRDAPYHQKWNHQKWNNSDKREGSQSKKKFEDVCYRCGMNGHWSRTCRTPKHLADLYQASLKEKEKGIETNFAEPSTHFKTSDGVDITHLDVSDFFEDPSGRIDHLIGDGSVSFN, encoded by the coding sequence ATGTCGAATCTTACCAAACTTGAATTCGTTGCTCTTGATATTTCTGGCAAGAATTACTTGTCTTGGATCCTTGATGCTGAGATCCATCTTGATGCAATGAACCTTGGAAATACTATAAAGGAAGAAAATCAAGCGTCCCTGCAGGACCGTGCTAAAGCAATGATTTTTCTTCGGCACCATCTTCATGAGGAATTGAAAACTGAGTATCTAACGGTAAAAGATCCCCTCATTCTGTGGAATAATTTAAAGGAGAGATATGAGCACCAGAAGTGCGtaatcctcccaaaagctcgaTATGATTGGATGCACCTGAGGTTGCAAGATTTTAAGAGTGTTAGTGAATATAATTCTGCACTCTTTAAAATCAGCTcacttttgaaattatgtggtGAGAAAGTCACCGATGAGGATATGTTAGAGAAGACATTTACTACTTTTCATGCCTCGAATGTGCTCCTGCAGCAGCAATATCGAGAGAGGAAGTTTACAAAGTATTCTGAACTTATATCTTGTCTTCTAGTGGCTGAGCAAAATAATGAGCTTTTGTTGAAAAATCACCAATCTCGTCCCACTAGTTCCATACCATTCCGTGAAGCGAATGGCACATCATTCCCTGAAGCGAATGATAAATCATTCCAAAAGAATCGTAGATATGGGAGAGGACGTGGTAGAAAAAATTATCATGGTGGCACCAGAAGTGAAACCACCAAAAGGGGAAATAACAAGCGGGATGCACCGTACCACCAGAAGTGGAACCACCAAAAGTGGAATAACTCAGATAAAAGAGAAGGCTCTCAGAGTAAAAAGAAATTTGAAGATGTGTGTTATAGATGTGGTATGAATGGACATTGGTCGCGTACCTGTCGTACGCCTAAGCATTTGGCAGACCTCTACCAAGCctctttgaaagaaaaagaaaagggaattgaAACAAATTTTGCTGAACCATCAACACATTTCAAAACCTCTGATGGGGTTGATATTACTCATCTTGATGTTTCTGATTTCTTTGAAGATCCTAGTGGTAGAATTGATCATTTGATTGGTGATGGAAGTGTTTCCTTTAATTAG